The proteins below are encoded in one region of Syngnathus acus chromosome 2, fSynAcu1.2, whole genome shotgun sequence:
- the LOC119132991 gene encoding gamma-aminobutyric acid receptor subunit beta-3-like isoform X3, producing the protein MLTLHKARQLRVLSALVIGSIVCCAKSVNEPGNMSFVKETVDKLLKGYDIRLRPDFGGAPVAVGMSIDVASIDMVSEVNMDYTLTMYFQQYWRDKRLAYVGIPLNLTLDNRVADQLWVPDTYFLNDKKSFVHGVTVKNRMIRLHPDGTVLYGLRITTTAACMMDLRRYPLDEQNCTLEIESYGYTTDDIEFYWKGGESAVTGVTRIELPQFSIVDYKLVSRNVVFSTGAYPRLSLSFKLKRNIGYFILQTYMPSILITILSWVSFWINYDASAARVALGITTVLTMTTINTHLRETLPKIPYVKAIDMYLMGCFVMVFLALLEYAFVNYIFFGRGPQMQKKLAEKAEKANNERAAKYDAAREAGSRAASLKRSNQIRGLRHSRSAEPGHGNILLTTLEIHNEVAGGEITTSVADIRNSQSMVQLDSTASSHIQYRKQSGGIGPRSASRHSLDRSVQKKRSRLRRRSSQLKIKIPDLTDVNAIDRWSRIIFPSVFTFFNLVYWLYYV; encoded by the exons ATGTTGACTTTGCACAAGGCTCGCCAATTGCGCGTCTTGTCCGCACTAGTGATCGGGTCCATAGTGTGTTGCGCCAAAAG TGTCAACGAGCCTGGTAACATGTCATTCGTGAAGGAGACAGTGGATAAACTCCTCAAAGGGTACGACATCCGACTGAGGCCAGACTTTGGAG GGGCCCCGGTAGCAGTGGGGATGAGCATAGATGTGGCCAGCATAGACATGGTGTCTGAAGTCAACATG GACTACACTTTGACTATGTATTTCCAACAATACTGGCGAGACAAACGACTTGCCTATGTTGGAATCCCGCTCAACCTGACCTTGGATAATAGAGTAGCAGACCAGCTCTGGGTACCAGACACTTATTTCCTCAACGACAAGAAGTCATTTGTTCACGGTGTCACCGTCAAAAATCGAATGATCCGTCTTCATCCGGATGGAACCGTTCTTTATGGCCTCAG GATAACTACGACAGCAGCATGCATGATGGATCTCAGGAGGTACCCCCTGGATGAGCAGAACTGCACTCTGGAGATAGAGAGCT ATGGCTACACCACAGACGACATCGAGTTCTACTGGAAAGGGGGCGAGTCAGCCGTCACAGGGGTGACGCGCATTGAGCTGCCGCAGTTTTCCATTGTTGATTACAAGTTGGTTTCCAGAAATGTTGTGTTTTCCACAG GTGCTTACCCTCGACTTTCTCTGAGCTTTAAACTTAAGAGAAACATCGGCTATTTCATTCTGCAGACGTACATGCCATCCATCCTGATTACCATCCTCTCCTGGGTATCCTTCTGGATAAACTACGACGCCTCGGCGGCCAGGGTGGCTCTAG GCATCACCACGGTGCTGACCATGACCACTATCAACACACACTTGAGAGAGACGCTGCCCAAAATCCCCTACGTGAAGGCCATCGACATGTACCTGATGGGCTGCTTTGTCATGgttttccttgcccttctGGAGTATGCCTTCGTCAACTACATCTTCTTTGGAAGGGGGCCTCAGATGCAAAAAAAGCTGGCGGAGAAGGCTGAGAAAGCCAACAATGAGAGAGCAGCCAAGTATGACGCTGCAAGG GAGGCAGGTAGTAGGGCTGCATCCCTTAAACGGTCCAATCAGATTAGAGGCCTTCGCCACTCACGCTCG GCGGAACCAGGACATGGGAACATTCTGCTGACCACCTTGGAAATCCACAATGAAGTGGCAGGAGGCGAGATCACCACCAGCGTAGCAGACATCAGGAACTCTCAGTCCATGGTGCAGCTGGACAGCACAGCCTCATCGCACATTCAATATCGCAAGCAGAGCGGTGGAATCGGTCCACGTTCAGCCAGTCGTCATTCCCTAGATCGGTCTGTTCAGAAGAAACGCAGCCGACTGAGAAGGCGGTCCTCGCAGCTAAAAATCAAAATCCCTGACCTGACCGACGTGAACGCCATCGACCGTTGGTCACGGATCATCTTCCCCTCGGTTTTCACCTTTTTTAATCTTGTCTACTGGCTCTACTATGTCTGA
- the LOC119132991 gene encoding gamma-aminobutyric acid receptor subunit beta-3-like isoform X4: protein MSFVKETVDKLLKGYDIRLRPDFGGAPVAVGMSIDVASIDMVSEVNMDYTLTMYFQQYWRDKRLAYVGIPLNLTLDNRVADQLWVPDTYFLNDKKSFVHGVTVKNRMIRLHPDGTVLYGLRITTTAACMMDLRRYPLDEQNCTLEIESYGYTTDDIEFYWKGGESAVTGVTRIELPQFSIVDYKLVSRNVVFSTGAYPRLSLSFKLKRNIGYFILQTYMPSILITILSWVSFWINYDASAARVALGITTVLTMTTINTHLRETLPKIPYVKAIDMYLMGCFVMVFLALLEYAFVNYIFFGRGPQMQKKLAEKAEKANNERAAKYDAAREAGSRAASLKRSNQIRGLRHSRSAEPGHGNILLTTLEIHNEVAGGEITTSVADIRNSQSMVQLDSTASSHIQYRKQSGGIGPRSASRHSLDRSVQKKRSRLRRRSSQLKIKIPDLTDVNAIDRWSRIIFPSVFTFFNLVYWLYYV, encoded by the exons ATGTCATTCGTGAAGGAGACAGTGGATAAACTCCTCAAAGGGTACGACATCCGACTGAGGCCAGACTTTGGAG GGGCCCCGGTAGCAGTGGGGATGAGCATAGATGTGGCCAGCATAGACATGGTGTCTGAAGTCAACATG GACTACACTTTGACTATGTATTTCCAACAATACTGGCGAGACAAACGACTTGCCTATGTTGGAATCCCGCTCAACCTGACCTTGGATAATAGAGTAGCAGACCAGCTCTGGGTACCAGACACTTATTTCCTCAACGACAAGAAGTCATTTGTTCACGGTGTCACCGTCAAAAATCGAATGATCCGTCTTCATCCGGATGGAACCGTTCTTTATGGCCTCAG GATAACTACGACAGCAGCATGCATGATGGATCTCAGGAGGTACCCCCTGGATGAGCAGAACTGCACTCTGGAGATAGAGAGCT ATGGCTACACCACAGACGACATCGAGTTCTACTGGAAAGGGGGCGAGTCAGCCGTCACAGGGGTGACGCGCATTGAGCTGCCGCAGTTTTCCATTGTTGATTACAAGTTGGTTTCCAGAAATGTTGTGTTTTCCACAG GTGCTTACCCTCGACTTTCTCTGAGCTTTAAACTTAAGAGAAACATCGGCTATTTCATTCTGCAGACGTACATGCCATCCATCCTGATTACCATCCTCTCCTGGGTATCCTTCTGGATAAACTACGACGCCTCGGCGGCCAGGGTGGCTCTAG GCATCACCACGGTGCTGACCATGACCACTATCAACACACACTTGAGAGAGACGCTGCCCAAAATCCCCTACGTGAAGGCCATCGACATGTACCTGATGGGCTGCTTTGTCATGgttttccttgcccttctGGAGTATGCCTTCGTCAACTACATCTTCTTTGGAAGGGGGCCTCAGATGCAAAAAAAGCTGGCGGAGAAGGCTGAGAAAGCCAACAATGAGAGAGCAGCCAAGTATGACGCTGCAAGG GAGGCAGGTAGTAGGGCTGCATCCCTTAAACGGTCCAATCAGATTAGAGGCCTTCGCCACTCACGCTCG GCGGAACCAGGACATGGGAACATTCTGCTGACCACCTTGGAAATCCACAATGAAGTGGCAGGAGGCGAGATCACCACCAGCGTAGCAGACATCAGGAACTCTCAGTCCATGGTGCAGCTGGACAGCACAGCCTCATCGCACATTCAATATCGCAAGCAGAGCGGTGGAATCGGTCCACGTTCAGCCAGTCGTCATTCCCTAGATCGGTCTGTTCAGAAGAAACGCAGCCGACTGAGAAGGCGGTCCTCGCAGCTAAAAATCAAAATCCCTGACCTGACCGACGTGAACGCCATCGACCGTTGGTCACGGATCATCTTCCCCTCGGTTTTCACCTTTTTTAATCTTGTCTACTGGCTCTACTATGTCTGA
- the LOC119132991 gene encoding gamma-aminobutyric acid receptor subunit beta-3-like isoform X1 yields the protein MKRNMFLWWIIALFNHYFIRHIQGELPFISGNDAAMLVNWNAVDGNKKLFAIYDTSSVNEPGNMSFVKETVDKLLKGYDIRLRPDFGGAPVAVGMSIDVASIDMVSEVNMDYTLTMYFQQYWRDKRLAYVGIPLNLTLDNRVADQLWVPDTYFLNDKKSFVHGVTVKNRMIRLHPDGTVLYGLRITTTAACMMDLRRYPLDEQNCTLEIESYGYTTDDIEFYWKGGESAVTGVTRIELPQFSIVDYKLVSRNVVFSTGAYPRLSLSFKLKRNIGYFILQTYMPSILITILSWVSFWINYDASAARVALGITTVLTMTTINTHLRETLPKIPYVKAIDMYLMGCFVMVFLALLEYAFVNYIFFGRGPQMQKKLAEKAEKANNERAAKYDAAREAGSRAASLKRSNQIRGLRHSRSAEPGHGNILLTTLEIHNEVAGGEITTSVADIRNSQSMVQLDSTASSHIQYRKQSGGIGPRSASRHSLDRSVQKKRSRLRRRSSQLKIKIPDLTDVNAIDRWSRIIFPSVFTFFNLVYWLYYV from the exons gAATGCCGTTGACGGAAATAAGAAGTTGTTCGCCATCTATGACACAAGCAG TGTCAACGAGCCTGGTAACATGTCATTCGTGAAGGAGACAGTGGATAAACTCCTCAAAGGGTACGACATCCGACTGAGGCCAGACTTTGGAG GGGCCCCGGTAGCAGTGGGGATGAGCATAGATGTGGCCAGCATAGACATGGTGTCTGAAGTCAACATG GACTACACTTTGACTATGTATTTCCAACAATACTGGCGAGACAAACGACTTGCCTATGTTGGAATCCCGCTCAACCTGACCTTGGATAATAGAGTAGCAGACCAGCTCTGGGTACCAGACACTTATTTCCTCAACGACAAGAAGTCATTTGTTCACGGTGTCACCGTCAAAAATCGAATGATCCGTCTTCATCCGGATGGAACCGTTCTTTATGGCCTCAG GATAACTACGACAGCAGCATGCATGATGGATCTCAGGAGGTACCCCCTGGATGAGCAGAACTGCACTCTGGAGATAGAGAGCT ATGGCTACACCACAGACGACATCGAGTTCTACTGGAAAGGGGGCGAGTCAGCCGTCACAGGGGTGACGCGCATTGAGCTGCCGCAGTTTTCCATTGTTGATTACAAGTTGGTTTCCAGAAATGTTGTGTTTTCCACAG GTGCTTACCCTCGACTTTCTCTGAGCTTTAAACTTAAGAGAAACATCGGCTATTTCATTCTGCAGACGTACATGCCATCCATCCTGATTACCATCCTCTCCTGGGTATCCTTCTGGATAAACTACGACGCCTCGGCGGCCAGGGTGGCTCTAG GCATCACCACGGTGCTGACCATGACCACTATCAACACACACTTGAGAGAGACGCTGCCCAAAATCCCCTACGTGAAGGCCATCGACATGTACCTGATGGGCTGCTTTGTCATGgttttccttgcccttctGGAGTATGCCTTCGTCAACTACATCTTCTTTGGAAGGGGGCCTCAGATGCAAAAAAAGCTGGCGGAGAAGGCTGAGAAAGCCAACAATGAGAGAGCAGCCAAGTATGACGCTGCAAGG GAGGCAGGTAGTAGGGCTGCATCCCTTAAACGGTCCAATCAGATTAGAGGCCTTCGCCACTCACGCTCG GCGGAACCAGGACATGGGAACATTCTGCTGACCACCTTGGAAATCCACAATGAAGTGGCAGGAGGCGAGATCACCACCAGCGTAGCAGACATCAGGAACTCTCAGTCCATGGTGCAGCTGGACAGCACAGCCTCATCGCACATTCAATATCGCAAGCAGAGCGGTGGAATCGGTCCACGTTCAGCCAGTCGTCATTCCCTAGATCGGTCTGTTCAGAAGAAACGCAGCCGACTGAGAAGGCGGTCCTCGCAGCTAAAAATCAAAATCCCTGACCTGACCGACGTGAACGCCATCGACCGTTGGTCACGGATCATCTTCCCCTCGGTTTTCACCTTTTTTAATCTTGTCTACTGGCTCTACTATGTCTGA
- the ndfip2 gene encoding NEDD4 family-interacting protein 2 — MDPTSRYQVLHNEEDSGSELQPCATPQAGPSQDQSQTQSSVLPSPAENEGADASPPPYACIELGATAAVQETSFQTDFPVPPPYSVATSLPTYDEAEKAKAAAMAASAAEVMSREDEFLPRDDFSDAEQLRVGNDGIFMLAFFMAFLFNWIGFCLSFCLTNTIAGRYGAISGFGLSLIKWILIVRFSDYFTGYFNGQYWLWWIFLLLGVLLLFRGFVNYLKVRNMTDNMASSHRTRLFFLY, encoded by the exons atggacCCAACAAGCCGATACCAAGTG CTGCATAACGAGGAGGACTCCGGCAGTGAGTTACAGCCCTGTGCCACCCCCCAGGCTGGACCGTCGCAGGACCAAAGCCAGACACAAAGCAGCGTGCTACCTTCACCTGCAGAAAATGAGGGGGCAGATGCGTCGCCACCACCTTATGCCTGTATTGAATTGGGTGCAACTGCAGCAGTACAAG AGACTAGTTTCCAAACTGACTTCCCCGTGCCGCCACCTTATAGCGTGGCCACTTCGTTGCCCACATACGATGAAgcagaaaaagcaaaagctgcCGCCATGGCAGCTTCTGCTGCGGAGGTGATGTCACGG GAGGATGAATTTCTTCCCAGAGATGATTTCAGTGATGCTGAACAACTGCGAGTTGGGAATGATGGAATCTTCATGCTGGCCTTTTTCA tggccTTTCTGTTCAACTGGATTGGCTTTTGTTTGTCCTTCTGTTTGACCAACACCATTGCAGGGCGCTACGGTGCCATTTCTGGCTTTGGCCTCTCCCTCATCAAGTGGATTCTCATTGTCAGG TTCTCTGACTACTTCACTGGCTACTTTAATGGTCAGTACTGGCTGTGGTGGATCTTCCTTTTGCTTG gtgtCTTGCTGTTATTCAGAGGTTTTGTCAACTATCTAAAAGTTCGCAACATGACGGACAACATGGCCTCCTCACACAGAACACGTCTCTTCTTCTTATATTAA
- the LOC119132991 gene encoding gamma-aminobutyric acid receptor subunit beta-3-like isoform X2: MKRNMFLWWIIALFNHYFIRHIQGELPFISGNDAAMLVNWNAVDGNKKLFAIYDTSSVNEPGNMSFVKETVDKLLKGYDIRLRPDFGGAPVAVGMSIDVASIDMVSEVNMDYTLTMYFQQYWRDKRLAYVGIPLNLTLDNRVADQLWVPDTYFLNDKKSFVHGVTVKNRMIRLHPDGTVLYGLRITTTAACMMDLRRYPLDEQNCTLEIESYGYTTDDIEFYWKGGESAVTGVTRIELPQFSIVDYKLVSRNVVFSTGAYPRLSLSFKLKRNIGYFILQTYMPSILITILSWVSFWINYDASAARVALGITTVLTMTTINTHLRETLPKIPYVKAIDMYLMGCFVMVFLALLEYAFVNYIFFGRGPQMQKKLAEKAEKANNERAAKYDAARAEPGHGNILLTTLEIHNEVAGGEITTSVADIRNSQSMVQLDSTASSHIQYRKQSGGIGPRSASRHSLDRSVQKKRSRLRRRSSQLKIKIPDLTDVNAIDRWSRIIFPSVFTFFNLVYWLYYV; encoded by the exons gAATGCCGTTGACGGAAATAAGAAGTTGTTCGCCATCTATGACACAAGCAG TGTCAACGAGCCTGGTAACATGTCATTCGTGAAGGAGACAGTGGATAAACTCCTCAAAGGGTACGACATCCGACTGAGGCCAGACTTTGGAG GGGCCCCGGTAGCAGTGGGGATGAGCATAGATGTGGCCAGCATAGACATGGTGTCTGAAGTCAACATG GACTACACTTTGACTATGTATTTCCAACAATACTGGCGAGACAAACGACTTGCCTATGTTGGAATCCCGCTCAACCTGACCTTGGATAATAGAGTAGCAGACCAGCTCTGGGTACCAGACACTTATTTCCTCAACGACAAGAAGTCATTTGTTCACGGTGTCACCGTCAAAAATCGAATGATCCGTCTTCATCCGGATGGAACCGTTCTTTATGGCCTCAG GATAACTACGACAGCAGCATGCATGATGGATCTCAGGAGGTACCCCCTGGATGAGCAGAACTGCACTCTGGAGATAGAGAGCT ATGGCTACACCACAGACGACATCGAGTTCTACTGGAAAGGGGGCGAGTCAGCCGTCACAGGGGTGACGCGCATTGAGCTGCCGCAGTTTTCCATTGTTGATTACAAGTTGGTTTCCAGAAATGTTGTGTTTTCCACAG GTGCTTACCCTCGACTTTCTCTGAGCTTTAAACTTAAGAGAAACATCGGCTATTTCATTCTGCAGACGTACATGCCATCCATCCTGATTACCATCCTCTCCTGGGTATCCTTCTGGATAAACTACGACGCCTCGGCGGCCAGGGTGGCTCTAG GCATCACCACGGTGCTGACCATGACCACTATCAACACACACTTGAGAGAGACGCTGCCCAAAATCCCCTACGTGAAGGCCATCGACATGTACCTGATGGGCTGCTTTGTCATGgttttccttgcccttctGGAGTATGCCTTCGTCAACTACATCTTCTTTGGAAGGGGGCCTCAGATGCAAAAAAAGCTGGCGGAGAAGGCTGAGAAAGCCAACAATGAGAGAGCAGCCAAGTATGACGCTGCAAGG GCGGAACCAGGACATGGGAACATTCTGCTGACCACCTTGGAAATCCACAATGAAGTGGCAGGAGGCGAGATCACCACCAGCGTAGCAGACATCAGGAACTCTCAGTCCATGGTGCAGCTGGACAGCACAGCCTCATCGCACATTCAATATCGCAAGCAGAGCGGTGGAATCGGTCCACGTTCAGCCAGTCGTCATTCCCTAGATCGGTCTGTTCAGAAGAAACGCAGCCGACTGAGAAGGCGGTCCTCGCAGCTAAAAATCAAAATCCCTGACCTGACCGACGTGAACGCCATCGACCGTTGGTCACGGATCATCTTCCCCTCGGTTTTCACCTTTTTTAATCTTGTCTACTGGCTCTACTATGTCTGA